The window tgttaccaagtaagtttttatgctaacaattttgtaattaccaatagtgtccagtgccttcaatggCAGTTCAATAATTAGTTATGAACTTCAACTTTTATTTTGGGgttacaaagaaaaattgactgttGGACtggaaccaatgacctccagatCAACGTGCCGGCGCTTCTAGCCCTTTGTTGGAGGTCTCCCTAtttttggggtgccagtcagaacaAGCCATACAACACTGCAGTAAATCACACCCAGGGATTACACCCAACTTCAATTTTGGCGCAGTTTGACCTTGAACTTGCCCACTGTGCAGTGCGTCGAGGGTTAATAATTTGGGTAATTGTCTTCTTTTTAAACATGCAGGCATGTACGCCGCTATGCCTCGAGACATTCTGATGGTGATAGGGGATGAAATTATTGAGAGTCCCATGGCATGGCGTTCTCGCTTCTTTGAATACCGGGCTTACAGACCTCTGATGAAAGAGTACTTCAGGGCAGGAGCGAAGTGGACGACGGCGCCTAAACCACAAATGAGCGATGAACTCTACGATTTGGTTGGTATACATACATAGATATTATATAACAAGTACATTTTGTATTACACCCTTGGAAGTTGTCATTTGATGGAGGTCACGGGGCTTGAGTTCAGTGAGCTTGACTGCGCAGCCACAACTCACAAGTGGTCCATTCAGTGCATTTTGATAACAAttcatcaatttgtttttcatgacCACAGGCCGGACAGGAAAGTGGTATTTTTACCTAGAGTTGTTGAAACTGAGTCTGAGTATCAAGCATTAAGTATGTGACTCTGAGTACAAGTAACTTGAAAGTCAAGTATCGAGTATGAAACAGAATGAATGCAAATACACAGAATGATGATCTGACCCCACAACACAGAGCGATCCAATGAAACAGACATGGCCCCATAACACAGATTGACACTGTGACACTGATTGACCCCATGACACAGAATGACCCCTTAGATTGACCCCATGACACAGAATGACACTGTGACACAGAGTGACCCCATGACACAGACTGACCTCTATAACACAGAATGACCATGACACAGAATGACCCCCATATGACACAGACTGACCTCTATAACACAGAATGACCTCTATGACACAGATTGACCCCCGTGACACAGAATGACTCCCTACAGACTGACTTCTATGACACAGAAtgatcacattttttttaatacatgtattgaAGACATATCCAGTGAAATCTGCAGAAGAAAGACATCTCTTGGCTTGCCAAGAAAAATTTGTGACCACTGAGTTTGAGCCTTGCTTTGATGCTGCTGATTTCATCCGTGCCGGGCGAGATATATTTTGCCAACGGAGCCAGGTAAATCACTTAGATTTTCACAAAAGAGTTCTCAACGAATAAAATGCTGATTTTCCGTCAACTTTTtgtcatgttatttttttagtattatATTTCTCTCTGGTTGCCTTTCTGTATTTTCTGTCGTTACACTATCTGTTAAATGTATGCATAAATCTATTTAATTAGGGTCTACTATTTTCCCCAGTCTTCAATGTTAatcttttaattttatgtatgttttattgctttgtaaatttaaatatctaaaatattgttttcatttttgggTTGAGATTAGCAGACTTTTAAATCACTGTGTTTAAGTACACTTTTATTTGTCACTGCCCAAATTGATATTGGTCAATaacaacccccacccccacacccttttatatatttgtttatatcgcatgtttgttttttgaccgaacCAATAATgatattgctttaaaatgtaATTGGGTAAATGAGTACATTAAACATTCTTCATATAAAGCACGATCACCGCTCCAACTTACTCCCTTTCATAGCAGGAAAATAAACAGTATGTAAAcaacctttttgttttgaatatgACACTATACATGTAGAAGGCCATTTTCAAGACCTTGTATTTGGCAAGAaatacttgtacatgtaggtaaggtTGAAaacttataagaatcttataatattattacaaGGCTGCTGAccgcgttcccactggatccacaatTGCAAGATCGGGATCCCACAACAAGATTAGTTGAAGGCCTGAAATCGCACTCGCCttcccacttgagtatgatcgcgcattgatcccccttttgggaacggaagtgggttcaaaagaacactgttttgctagcaaattgCGGGGTCAGATCGCCCTTTGCGTTCTCACTAGACTTCTGATCGCCCATTAATCCATAAGGGCGATTAGTCTGCTTTAATCCTACTCCCGAAGAaggatcaaaattgcacggtcagATCCTGATCGCCCTTGCGTTCCCACTGGAGCCTGTTTCTCGTTGATCGCCCTTTGATCTTTCTTTCGGGGTCTTTCTCGAATTGGGAGATTAATGCGGTGTCCAGTGGGAACAGGGTCTTAGCAGTTCAACAGGGTCTTAGCAGTTCAATACAGGTgcttataagattcttataagttTCTTTTGGGGTACAGGCTATTGTAATGTTGCTACTGTGTTTGTGTAAGTTCtcgtcaaaaacaaataatctacACATATGTATCTCTTTTATCACTCAAAGGTGTGAAAAATCCTTTGGAGCGCTCTGGTTGCCCAGGttgcatactccccagggagctgagaaagaccaaaggaatgttattggcccaataatttcacaaagagttaggaattGAGATAAATTGAGGCTAGTAACAAGTTAGGATGAGCAACTCGTCCTAACACgagataagactaatcttaactctctgtgaaacCCACCCTTGAGCACTAATGTAGAGCACTTTGAGACAATTATTGTAAAAtccgctatataagaacttaaATTATTCttaatattcttcttcttcttcttcttcttattattattatatagtgAAGGTTAACGGTAAGACCATGcaatgataataattaaattagttgggggtggctctgaaaagaacacTTGGGTTCAAATCGATGTTTTGATCagaatgctctgatcgtcttctggagaaagctggactctgatgttGCATGCCGCTTAAGTAATGTAGATGCGAATAAGCTTGGAAGGCGATTGAGGGAGCTTGGTGATTACcagtgtacatggtgttaccgcaaacctttactatatcAGATTctatcatgcaaagtttcaaatcctacttatttgttcttatttatttaaaggtCACCAACCTAATGGGAATTGAGTGGCTGCAACGCCATCTCGGTGACAAATACACCGTCCACCGTTTGTCCTTCGCCGATCCCAATCCCATGCACATCGACGCCACCTTCAATATCATCGGTCCTGGCCTGGTTCTTGTCAATCCAGAGAGGCCCTGTCATCAGTACTCCATGTTCCAGAAGGCTGGATGGGACTTGTTGCCAGCACCAACACCTTGCATGCCTGATGGTGAGTACTGACAGTCAAATACCTccaggcaaaatttcatagagctgcttctaaGCACAACTATTTTTCTGCTACGCAGAAATGGATAGGATACCAAGTCACAAGTTGTACGTGTGacatggtaaccttattctggtaagcgttaattttgataaatgtttagctactttttgtgcttaagcagctctatgaaattgggtataCCTACCATTATCAGTTGAAATTGCCTTCTTTCGAATTTGTTCCAGGTGAAACCCTATAGGAAAACTAAATGAAAGTCAATGGATTTCTCTCATCATTGAATTTTGTTGATTAGGCTGTGAGTAAACACCAAAAGATGAACTCTTTGAATTGTTTAGGTTTTCGAATTGTCTATGTTTTCGTTTGAATGCATTGCATGGAAACAACCACTGGTGTCGAtgacattttataataaacaagtaaaatttACTAAAGTGTCTGGGGTGGGGAGTACAAGAACAGCATAATTCTAtgccttgtttttatttttgctgtctatgttttaaaactgttttcgTTGTGCAATGCTTTCCTGATCTGGTATAGGAACAGTACTGTGATAagtttgtctttttgtgcaACTCTAGGTCTTTTGCCCTTTTAGATTTGGGGTCTTGTGTTGTTTGTGCTTTTTACGTTTTCTGCTTTTTATCAATCATTTGAACTacctttttattgtattaactTTGTACCATATTGTACATTAGAGACCACAACTCGGTTATTTCACtgctagtgtctttaaaagccattggaccctttgagtacagaaacaacaaaaagttcacagatttacaaataacttacagggtttacagaaggtagtggtaaaagacttctcttgaaatattattccattaaatgctttactttttgtgaaaacagtaaaacaatatcaaggtttgttgttttatataaagttgtgatacacagttgtgggccttggacaatactgtttaccgaaagggtccaatggctttaaccaatattgatgaaataaataaaccattaattgATTGCAATGCATGTTTGGCAGACACAATGTAACTAACGATTGGCTTATGTCTGCATTCAACCAGTTTCTAAATTGGTATTGTCGCTAAAACTTACACACCTGCTGTTCTTTTGAGCCATATCCAAAAGTGCCTTGACTTAATAAGGTCAGCTGAACTTTCTTTTTCAAAGTGgctgcattttttttcaaagttccTAATACGTAAGTGCAGAAGGTTTTAACATAGTTTCTTCATGCAAATCAATGTTTTTGTCACAGAAATTTTACAAAGGAACATGCATTAAAGGCAAAAGAGATTAACAACCAACAGTGACAACTTCTAAACTACATGAGCAAAAATTCCATAAATGTTTTGTAGATGATGAACTTTTGTTAAAGGATTCGGGCTTTGCACGCAAAGGTTAGGGACTGCACCCCTTCAGTGGTTTTTCATTATAAATAATGCGTGATCTTCGGGGTATTAATGACCCAGTTTGCGTGAgtgtttttaagtgttttaCAAACAAAGTGAGGAGCTGAGATCAAAACAAGCCCAAATAATGAAATGGACCCTTGAAACACGTTGTGGACTTAAACATGTTCGCCCTTGTTGTTTTACAGTGTCTTTTTTAAGTGTACATAACTAGTGTCCGATTATATATGTAACCAGTAGCCTTAGGTTACAATTTAACTTAGTTTACTTAGActccatgttgacctttacttcagGGTCAACTGGAAGTTGGACCCGTGTCAACCGGAACTgagaccatatctcaagaactacactactgattttcaatttcttttcagttataaactcttTAAGTATTATAGTCTTGGGTTACCAGGACctatgttgacctttacttccgggtcaactggAATTGGAACCATAAGCACTACACACttgatattttaattttttatagctgtttcgtagcgctgGTCAGCAAACggctcaatttgtttttttcctcgtttttttttctgtgaaagcGTTTTTTTTGCATGGTTCCTAAAAAGCAATTGCATTGATCAACATTTAGTGATGAAAAGTATTTGTCCTATGATGACCCTTaaacaatgacgtcatgatgacgtcatcagtatCACCTGTCACATTAACGCATCTTTCAGCTTTAAGTTATAAAGATTTGAAAATCTAAAGACATCGTAGGTTTTTGTTTGCGGGATTTGGTTGGAATAAATTAgatcttcattttattttgtgtgcgaGACCTCACATAACCTCTACTttcggtcgaaaccggaagtgcccTCTAATTCATAAGTAGGATAAGTTAAGAAGCTGCTTTCTATGATGTTACTGTCTGGCAAGGGTGGgtacactgctaaaaatggtattcttgaaacaagaaaaacatcttattttgagaaaatatttcttgtgtcactccctaGAAAAAGTTTGTGgggagtgacacaagaaatattttctcaaaataagctGTCTTTCTTGTTTCAAaaataccatttttagcagtgtagTTCAAAAAAATATCAATGATGTCACAAAACGAAACAGTGCCCTCTTGCGACAGGTTGAAAACTATTCAGAATGGACTTATTGATGGTGTATGTGGTGAAACTTTGTGTAATCGCTTTAAAATTTACACACATGTTGATTGTCAGGCAGGTATCATATGTGGACAGTTTtggatcaatgacgtcatcgggggggCACGTGACAtggcattaaaggtgcactGTTTTAACTCGTATAACTCCCGAAGTAGTGATGCGTTCATGTTGAAACTTAGTAGGCTGTTAGATCTTAGCAAGTTCCtgtgaattgtgaaatgacgtTATGACGACGCCATCACGtgatttttgatgatttttttcattttttgtacCTTTAAGTCATAAATTGCAAACTGAACAGTGTATTatctaaattattttatttaaatagcCTGGATTGGTCATGCTgtgaataatataaataaaatttaaaattcagttgagaaatttaaaaatgttgttaacaaaacatttttttttttttttttcagtgttaAACCTTTTGAGCATTGTtgttagccttaggttaccgctGACCCGGGTCAATCGTAAGCAGTACcgtatctcaagaagtacataCTAAATGTTTAATTTCTTTTCAGATCATCCCCTCTGGATGTCCTCCAAGTGGCTGTCTATGAATGTCCTCATGCTCGACCCTAAAAGGGTCGTCGTTGACAAAAATGAGATTTCAACCCAGAAGTTTTTTGAGAGCCTGGGGATTGAATGCATCACCATCTCACTGCGCTTTGCCAATTCCCTCGGCGGAGGTTTCCACTGTTGGACCACAGACGTACGTCGCCAAGGAACATTGGAATCTTATTTTTAAACACTCTCAGCTGTCAAATTTCcatcatgtatttttttttttcaaatgaatttTTTCCCCTTGCagtcaaaaatatttgaatcaatTGATTGCTAACTCACATcgcggtgtatatgggtaaaactaaaattaatatattatttataatttaacaTCTCATTAATTGATTATACAAATGTATTACGCAGGTATGGGTATAACCTTTTTCAAAACtaggtttttaaataaaatgtaatgactaattaactttttaaaattggtgAAAAACTTTTTCTTGGTCCCTCAGTTTTTTACTCTGTCCttattcatattttgttaaaaataatattaacaaaaacttGTGGTCATAATTTTATAACAAGGCTAATCTTACATGGAATTTGTTGAgtggattatttatttattttaaatccaaatttctTTGGGTGCCAGAATGCAGAACTGCATATTTAAAGAAATATGACGTTTAAGTGAACCAACGCAACTGGGTTAAGTTTTATGAATTAGGCTGCTTGTCAAAATTCAAGACGAATTTGaacattgcaaaacaaaaagtatattttataaatattattcattACTAATAAAGATATTCTATACAGTCCAATGATGTGTTTCCCAAAGAGTCATTGTTCTCATGTGTACTCAAAACTCAATTGACATTTACATGTATCTCTAGCTCTATCTATAGACCTTGGTTGCTATGAATgttgccatcttgtagggcaaacccgtacatcaatgaagcatgcaGCGGCCCCGGTTTTATTTCTATGGCACACGTGTACGCACACGCTCAcggacgccatgttgtagggcaggtatttgaatagTGACATCACATCCAATACGGTCTATCAAAGATTATCTCTGCCCTCAAAATTAACTAAATTTTCCAGGGAAAGAGAAATAATTAATTGTATTTAAACACCTACCTgggcggaatgttttcaacggaaatggtattgtaacttgtttataatgcacctgttcaccattttaatgtaatttttatatgtGTACAATTCTGAATTTTTCATattatcaattaaaaaatcaggccccaacctaaaagttttgaaaaactaaaaacacttgtGCCGTTGACAGCGCGCGTCGAATcgaaggacaatgccgctgacgtcatttgtgggagtttgctttgttatacctccacgctgcaacaaagcggctttcaAATTGGacctcccaactatgacgttttgagagtgattacgtaacggggcttttcgcaaatctctcagaaaagcgctggataagggcattcgaaattatgtttttttacacaattgaaatctt of the Asterias rubens chromosome 3, eAstRub1.3, whole genome shotgun sequence genome contains:
- the LOC117287856 gene encoding glycine amidinotransferase, mitochondrial-like isoform X3 codes for the protein MLGIRIALGGCRGREAIRNFAKVGSYRQQHRQAQYLSARSTSAFTKCVQEVVENKTPSPVCSYNEWDPLEEVIVGRVEGATVPQFSVEVKANTYNKYWEFFQRFGGKPFPQEHLVKAHAEIEEFCNILRHEGVTVRRPEPLDFQKVYVTPDFSATGMYAAMPRDILMVIGDEIIESPMAWRSRFFEYRAYRPLMKEYFRAGAKWTTAPKPQMSDELYDLTYPVKSAEERHLLACQEKFVTTEFEPCFDAADFIRAGRDIFCQRSQVTNLMGIEWLQRHLGDKYTVHRLSFADPNPMHIDATFNIIGPGLVLVNPERPCHQYSMFQKAGWDLLPAPTPCMPDDHPLWMSSKWLSMNVLMLDPKRVVVDKNEISTQKFFESLGIECITISLRFANSLGGGFHCWTTDVRRQGTLESYF
- the LOC117287856 gene encoding glycine amidinotransferase, mitochondrial-like isoform X1, which gives rise to MRCMLLLKFYILASGRGWLVAGVMLGIRIALGGCRGREAIRNFAKVGSYRQQHRQAQYLSARSTSAFTKCVQEVVENKTPSPVCSYNEWDPLEEVIVGRVEGATVPQFSVEVKANTYNKYWEFFQRFGGKPFPQEHLVKAHAEIEEFCNILRHEGVTVRRPEPLDFQKVYVTPDFSATGMYAAMPRDILMVIGDEIIESPMAWRSRFFEYRAYRPLMKEYFRAGAKWTTAPKPQMSDELYDLTYPVKSAEERHLLACQEKFVTTEFEPCFDAADFIRAGRDIFCQRSQVTNLMGIEWLQRHLGDKYTVHRLSFADPNPMHIDATFNIIGPGLVLVNPERPCHQYSMFQKAGWDLLPAPTPCMPDDHPLWMSSKWLSMNVLMLDPKRVVVDKNEISTQKFFESLGIECITISLRFANSLGGGFHCWTTDVRRQGTLESYF
- the LOC117287856 gene encoding glycine amidinotransferase, mitochondrial-like isoform X2 — translated: MAQQSGRKCGRATKSSHASVMLGIRIALGGCRGREAIRNFAKVGSYRQQHRQAQYLSARSTSAFTKCVQEVVENKTPSPVCSYNEWDPLEEVIVGRVEGATVPQFSVEVKANTYNKYWEFFQRFGGKPFPQEHLVKAHAEIEEFCNILRHEGVTVRRPEPLDFQKVYVTPDFSATGMYAAMPRDILMVIGDEIIESPMAWRSRFFEYRAYRPLMKEYFRAGAKWTTAPKPQMSDELYDLTYPVKSAEERHLLACQEKFVTTEFEPCFDAADFIRAGRDIFCQRSQVTNLMGIEWLQRHLGDKYTVHRLSFADPNPMHIDATFNIIGPGLVLVNPERPCHQYSMFQKAGWDLLPAPTPCMPDDHPLWMSSKWLSMNVLMLDPKRVVVDKNEISTQKFFESLGIECITISLRFANSLGGGFHCWTTDVRRQGTLESYF